In Sphingomonas phyllosphaerae, one DNA window encodes the following:
- a CDS encoding DUF4163 domain-containing protein yields the protein MRRVMGLILLALAVPAAAQTKVVAKTATLDFSYAYPAAAARIAPLRRWLEADRGRLRTRAAGLAAEDRREAAKSGFPFHQHDASREWKVVTETPRLLSLSGESYSYTGGAHGNTVLEPLVWDKANARRVDPRTMFESSAAMQRVLGTGWCAWLKGERRRRLGSDPGTDDIFPCPPVSDLTVLLGSTDRRAIDRIGLVAGQYVAGSYAEGMYEMTVPVTPALLAIVRPEWREAFAAK from the coding sequence ATGCGGCGGGTGATGGGGTTGATCTTGCTGGCATTGGCGGTGCCGGCGGCGGCGCAGACGAAGGTGGTGGCGAAGACCGCGACGCTCGATTTCTCCTACGCTTACCCCGCCGCCGCCGCGCGGATCGCACCGCTGCGCCGCTGGCTGGAGGCCGATCGCGGGCGGCTGCGCACCCGCGCCGCCGGGTTGGCAGCGGAGGATCGGCGCGAGGCGGCGAAGAGCGGCTTTCCCTTCCACCAGCATGACGCCAGTCGCGAATGGAAGGTGGTGACCGAAACACCGCGGCTGCTGAGCCTGTCGGGCGAGAGCTACAGCTACACCGGCGGCGCGCACGGCAACACCGTGCTGGAACCGCTGGTATGGGACAAGGCCAATGCGCGACGGGTCGACCCGCGCACGATGTTCGAATCGTCCGCCGCGATGCAGCGCGTGCTGGGAACGGGCTGGTGCGCGTGGCTGAAGGGCGAGCGGCGGCGGCGACTGGGAAGCGACCCGGGGACCGACGACATCTTCCCGTGCCCGCCGGTATCGGACCTGACCGTGCTGCTCGGATCGACCGACCGCCGCGCGATCGACCGCATCGGGCTGGTGGCGGGGCAATATGTCGCAGGCTCCTATGCCGAGGGGATGTACGAGATGACGGTGCCGGTGACGCCGGCGCTGCTGGCGATCGTACGGCCGGAATGGCGCGAGGCGTTCGCA
- a CDS encoding methyl-accepting chemotaxis protein translates to MKAVLMKNLAIGRKLLLAFGLLALALVGMAGMSLWTQGQLNHATEVLGKDRRDKLVAIATINTATSDYRIAEATVILSVEADKIRDADRSATEKLALIDKNVVFLDKALVNPAARASLARFRQAWTAFVARSELTRQLGEANRNEEATLAFRASQPLFDRANAEAATSQDVQVRLMESEMDAASALYTSSRAWSVGLVIAALALAMILLTALIRGIANPIKAMTDALGRLAAGDLDAQVAVDERADEVGQLAKVMVQFRDQLAAAERAKEEQTALIVDNIGRGLSALAQGDLTARIDAELTGPFAKLKSDFNGAMTAVSAAMAAVTTSATGITNGANDIRQASDDLSQRTEQQAASLEETAAAMHEITTTVKETAATASRADAVVVETRRDAEASGDVVRRAVEAMNGIERSSSEISEIIAVIDGIAFQTNLLALNAGVEAARAGDAGKGFAVVASEVRALAQRSADAAKDVKSKITASTEQVDLGVGLVAEAGAALQRITARIGEISTLVGDIASAADQQATGLQQVNTAVSEMDGVTQQNAAMVEEATAAARSLVEETDVMAREVGRFRLAAGATGYAAPAASPVHQLQARAAHAGARIAASARSRGAAAVAVQDDWSEF, encoded by the coding sequence GTGAAGGCCGTGTTGATGAAGAACCTGGCGATTGGCCGCAAACTCCTGCTCGCCTTCGGCCTGCTCGCGCTCGCACTGGTCGGGATGGCGGGCATGTCGCTGTGGACTCAGGGACAGCTGAACCATGCGACCGAAGTGCTCGGCAAGGATCGCCGCGACAAGCTGGTGGCGATCGCGACCATCAACACCGCCACGTCCGACTATCGCATCGCGGAAGCGACGGTGATCCTGTCGGTCGAAGCCGACAAGATCCGCGACGCCGACCGCTCCGCGACCGAGAAGCTGGCCCTCATCGACAAGAACGTCGTCTTTCTCGACAAGGCGCTGGTCAATCCGGCCGCACGTGCATCGCTGGCGCGGTTCAGGCAGGCGTGGACCGCGTTCGTCGCCCGGTCCGAGCTGACGCGTCAGCTGGGCGAAGCGAACCGCAACGAAGAAGCGACGCTGGCATTTCGCGCCAGCCAGCCGCTCTTCGATCGCGCCAATGCCGAAGCCGCCACGTCGCAGGACGTGCAGGTCAGGCTGATGGAAAGCGAGATGGATGCGGCGAGCGCGCTCTACACGTCCTCGCGCGCGTGGTCGGTCGGACTCGTGATCGCGGCACTGGCGCTCGCCATGATCCTGCTGACCGCATTGATCCGCGGGATCGCCAATCCGATCAAGGCGATGACCGACGCGCTCGGACGGCTGGCGGCGGGCGACCTCGATGCGCAGGTCGCGGTCGACGAGCGCGCCGACGAAGTCGGGCAGCTCGCCAAGGTGATGGTGCAGTTCCGCGACCAGCTCGCCGCCGCCGAGCGTGCCAAGGAGGAGCAGACCGCGCTGATCGTCGATAATATCGGCCGCGGGCTGAGCGCGCTGGCGCAGGGCGACCTGACCGCACGGATCGATGCCGAGCTGACCGGGCCGTTCGCCAAGCTGAAGAGCGATTTCAACGGCGCGATGACCGCGGTGTCGGCGGCAATGGCGGCGGTGACGACCAGCGCGACCGGCATCACGAACGGTGCCAACGACATCCGTCAGGCGTCCGACGATCTGTCGCAGCGCACCGAGCAACAGGCCGCCTCGCTGGAGGAAACCGCGGCGGCGATGCACGAGATCACGACGACGGTGAAGGAAACCGCCGCAACCGCCTCGCGCGCCGATGCGGTGGTGGTGGAGACGCGCCGCGATGCCGAGGCGTCGGGCGACGTGGTCCGCCGCGCGGTGGAGGCGATGAACGGGATCGAGCGCTCATCGAGCGAGATCAGCGAGATCATCGCGGTGATCGACGGCATCGCGTTCCAGACCAACCTGCTGGCGCTGAACGCCGGCGTCGAGGCGGCACGCGCGGGTGACGCGGGCAAGGGCTTTGCGGTCGTCGCCAGCGAAGTGCGTGCGCTGGCGCAACGGTCCGCCGACGCGGCAAAGGACGTGAAGAGCAAGATCACTGCCTCTACCGAGCAGGTCGACCTGGGCGTCGGGCTGGTCGCCGAAGCCGGCGCAGCGTTGCAGCGCATCACGGCGCGGATCGGCGAGATCAGCACCCTGGTCGGCGACATCGCCTCGGCCGCCGATCAGCAGGCGACCGGCCTGCAGCAGGTGAATACCGCGGTGTCGGAGATGGATGGGGTGACGCAGCAGAATGCCGCGATGGTCGAGGAAGCGACCGCCGCGGCACGCAGCCTGGTCGAGGAAACCGACGTGATGGCGCGCGAGGTCGGGCGCTTCCGGCTGGCGGCGGGGGCGACGGGCTATGCCGCACCGGCGGCGTCTCCGGTCCACCAGTTGCAGGCGCGGGCGGCGCACGCCGGCGCCCGGATCGCCGCCAGTGCGCGCAGCCGTGGTGCGGCGGCGGTGGCGGTACAGGACGACTGGTCGGAGTTCTGA
- a CDS encoding short-chain fatty acyl-CoA regulator family protein: MVKARLYAGAQLRALRVAAQLNQRGMAARLGLSVSYLSQLESDERPLTAAVSAALAQHFPAALADIEGAVPARRLVALREALADPAVAPLPPEEVARLAEERPALADRLIALHAAKRAAEERVALAEEALTAGVGARLPWEAVRDWFHEAGNYIDPLDRAAEDWAAAHQATSIDAALAALGVTLRDEAREDAPLARFDGRVLRLNAALPPESRRFLIAHRIATLAFASPIAAIVAGSGLAQPEARRLLSIGLANYAAGAMLMPYHAFRDAARALRHDIDRLSRRFGTSFEQACHRLSTLQRPGAEGIPFYFCRVDMAGNITKRHSATRLQFARFGGACPLWHVHEAVAIPDRILVQHAETPDGVRYVSMAKGLVKPSGRFARAPRRYAVALGCETAHAADFVYADAVDLRMATPIGISCRLCPRSDCDQRAFPPTDRTIVVEAEVRGVVPYRVV, encoded by the coding sequence CTGGTGAAGGCGCGGCTCTATGCCGGGGCGCAGCTGCGCGCGTTGCGGGTGGCGGCGCAGCTCAACCAGCGCGGGATGGCGGCGCGGCTGGGGCTGTCGGTCAGCTACCTGTCGCAACTGGAGAGCGACGAACGCCCGCTGACCGCGGCGGTAAGCGCGGCGCTGGCGCAGCATTTCCCCGCCGCGCTGGCCGACATCGAGGGTGCGGTGCCGGCGCGGCGGCTGGTGGCGTTGCGCGAGGCGCTCGCCGACCCCGCGGTGGCGCCGCTGCCGCCCGAAGAGGTCGCGCGGCTGGCGGAGGAGCGCCCGGCGCTCGCCGACCGCCTGATCGCGCTCCATGCCGCGAAGCGCGCCGCCGAGGAACGCGTCGCGCTCGCCGAGGAAGCGCTGACCGCCGGGGTCGGTGCGCGGCTGCCATGGGAGGCGGTGCGCGACTGGTTCCACGAGGCAGGCAATTACATCGACCCGCTCGATCGCGCGGCCGAGGATTGGGCAGCGGCGCATCAGGCGACGTCGATCGATGCGGCGCTGGCGGCACTGGGCGTGACGCTGCGCGACGAGGCGCGCGAGGATGCACCGCTCGCGCGGTTCGATGGCAGGGTGCTGCGCCTCAACGCCGCGCTGCCGCCGGAAAGCCGCCGCTTCCTGATCGCGCACCGTATCGCGACGCTGGCCTTCGCATCGCCGATCGCGGCGATCGTGGCGGGATCGGGGCTCGCGCAGCCGGAGGCGCGGCGGCTGCTATCGATCGGACTCGCCAATTACGCCGCCGGGGCGATGCTGATGCCCTATCATGCCTTTCGCGACGCGGCGCGCGCGCTCCGCCACGACATCGACCGGCTGTCGCGGCGGTTCGGCACCAGCTTCGAACAGGCGTGCCATCGGCTGTCGACGCTGCAACGCCCCGGGGCGGAAGGCATCCCCTTCTATTTCTGCCGTGTCGACATGGCGGGCAACATCACCAAGCGCCATTCCGCCACGCGGCTGCAATTCGCGCGCTTCGGCGGCGCGTGCCCGTTGTGGCACGTCCACGAGGCGGTCGCGATCCCGGACCGCATCCTCGTGCAACATGCCGAGACGCCCGACGGGGTTCGCTATGTCTCGATGGCCAAGGGGCTGGTGAAGCCATCGGGTCGGTTCGCGCGCGCGCCGCGGCGCTATGCGGTGGCTTTGGGGTGCGAGACGGCGCACGCGGCGGACTTCGTCTATGCCGACGCGGTCGACCTGCGCATGGCGACCCCGATCGGGATCAGTTGCCGGCTGTGCCCCAGATCGGATTGCGACCAGCGCGCCTTCCCGCCGACCGACCGGACGATCGTGGTCGAGGCGGAGGTGCGCGGCGTCGTGCCGTACCGCGTCGTTTAG
- a CDS encoding amidohydrolase family protein, translating into MNRRHLTAALATLAGLATTLPAGADALIDNVNGLTLNRDRQVVRFKAMVIDPQGKVIRLIAPDEQPPKPTKKNPGPRYDWRADMKGRVLVPGMIDAHGHVIELGLAALTLDLSDTRSLDEAKAKIAEYARANPDRQWIIGRGWNQEVWQLGRFPTAADLDAVVGDRPVWLARADGHAGWANSAALKLAGVTAATQSPAGGRVEKPLGVLVDRAKELVERVVPKVSPKDRTAAFLKAQQILLGYGVTAIADMGTSVDDWMTYRRMGDINALRVRIMSYGLGIDTAVTIGGTGPTPWLYDDRLRLEGVKLYADGALGSRGAWLKADYADAPGQRGLGFLADDQLQNIMSRAAMDGYQVAVHAIGDRADRQVLDAIAELSETYKGDRRWRIEHAQIVDPVDMAAFGKYRIIASMQPTHQTSDRLMAEARLGPARLAGAYAWKTLLDDGARLAFGSDAPVEKPDPWAGWAAAFTRTDADGQPVGGWHPEQAVSREQAWWAYTGGASYAGFADQKFGTLAPGQRADFLLLDRDPMTATPADLRQTKVLETWIGGTKAWERK; encoded by the coding sequence ATGAACCGACGCCATCTCACCGCCGCGCTGGCGACGCTTGCGGGCCTTGCGACGACGCTCCCCGCGGGTGCCGACGCGCTGATCGACAACGTCAACGGCCTGACGCTCAACCGCGACCGGCAGGTGGTACGCTTCAAGGCGATGGTGATCGACCCGCAAGGCAAGGTCATCCGCCTGATCGCCCCGGACGAGCAACCGCCCAAGCCGACCAAGAAGAACCCTGGCCCGCGCTATGACTGGCGCGCCGACATGAAGGGGCGCGTGCTGGTGCCCGGCATGATCGACGCGCACGGCCATGTCATCGAGCTGGGGCTGGCGGCGCTGACGCTCGACCTTTCCGACACCCGCTCGCTCGACGAGGCGAAGGCGAAGATCGCCGAATATGCGCGCGCCAACCCGGACCGGCAGTGGATCATCGGGCGTGGCTGGAATCAGGAAGTTTGGCAGCTCGGGCGCTTCCCGACCGCCGCCGATCTCGACGCGGTGGTCGGCGACCGCCCGGTGTGGCTGGCGCGCGCCGATGGCCATGCCGGCTGGGCGAACAGCGCCGCGCTCAAGCTGGCCGGCGTCACCGCCGCGACGCAGTCCCCCGCGGGCGGGCGCGTCGAAAAGCCGCTGGGCGTGCTGGTCGATCGCGCCAAGGAACTGGTCGAGCGCGTCGTGCCGAAGGTCAGCCCCAAGGACCGCACCGCCGCCTTCCTCAAGGCGCAGCAGATCCTGCTCGGCTACGGCGTCACCGCGATCGCCGACATGGGCACCAGCGTCGACGACTGGATGACCTATCGCCGCATGGGCGACATCAACGCACTGCGCGTCCGCATCATGTCCTACGGGCTCGGCATCGACACCGCGGTGACGATCGGCGGCACCGGCCCGACGCCGTGGCTGTATGACGACCGGCTGCGGCTGGAGGGCGTCAAGCTCTACGCCGATGGCGCGCTCGGGTCGCGCGGCGCGTGGCTGAAGGCCGATTACGCCGATGCGCCCGGGCAGCGCGGGCTCGGCTTCCTCGCCGACGACCAGCTGCAGAACATCATGAGCCGCGCCGCGATGGACGGCTATCAGGTCGCGGTCCATGCGATCGGCGACCGCGCCGATCGCCAAGTGCTCGATGCGATCGCCGAACTGTCGGAAACCTACAAGGGCGACCGCCGCTGGCGGATCGAACATGCGCAGATCGTCGATCCGGTCGATATGGCGGCGTTCGGCAAGTACCGCATCATCGCCTCGATGCAGCCCACGCACCAGACCAGCGACCGCCTGATGGCGGAGGCGCGGCTCGGGCCGGCGCGGCTGGCGGGTGCCTATGCGTGGAAGACGCTGCTCGACGACGGCGCGAGGCTCGCGTTCGGGTCGGATGCGCCGGTCGAGAAGCCCGATCCCTGGGCCGGCTGGGCGGCGGCATTCACGCGCACCGATGCCGACGGGCAGCCGGTCGGCGGCTGGCACCCCGAACAGGCGGTGTCGCGCGAACAGGCGTGGTGGGCCTACACCGGCGGCGCAAGCTATGCGGGGTTCGCCGATCAGAAGTTCGGCACGCTCGCACCGGGGCAGCGCGCCGACTTCCTGCTGCTCGATCGCGATCCGATGACCGCGACGCCGGCCGACCTGCGCCAGACCAAGGTGCTGGAGACGTGGATCGGCGGTACGAAGGCATGGGAGCGGAAATAG